In Desulfosediminicola ganghwensis, a single window of DNA contains:
- the murG gene encoding undecaprenyldiphospho-muramoylpentapeptide beta-N-acetylglucosaminyltransferase — translation MTPTKPIRMLITGGGTGGHLFPAVAAAQALTRREPESEVLFIGTRRKIDTTSLEKYGFASSSIYSYGLKGKTIPALLKALAVLPISFFQALSHIRRFKPDVALGVGGYVTGPVMLAARIAGVPTIVHEQNSVPGMANRKLGAIVEKVCISLPGSERFFPSEKVVFTGNPVRQDILALAGENKDTDEPKPFTLLVLGGSQGAQALNKLVTGAICSANNKAFGQFRVIHQTGARDCDWVQKSYEQAGVDAQVSAFFEDMKAVYEQADFLVSRSGATTLTELAVLGKPALLVPYPHAADDHQQKNAEHYAQGGGAFVCRESELTVESVRDTLKEMAGDVAKLAEMGKAMKRLGAPEAADKIVDVCLASVADADRTRGKGITEKINPGRVENVPKK, via the coding sequence ATGACGCCAACTAAACCCATTCGAATGCTGATTACCGGTGGAGGCACCGGAGGACATCTCTTCCCGGCAGTGGCAGCAGCACAGGCTCTTACAAGAAGAGAGCCGGAGAGCGAGGTGCTTTTTATCGGCACCCGCAGAAAAATTGATACCACAAGTCTCGAAAAATACGGATTTGCCAGCTCTTCGATCTACAGCTATGGGCTGAAAGGGAAAACAATCCCTGCCTTGCTGAAAGCCCTGGCAGTGTTACCAATATCGTTTTTCCAGGCGTTGTCGCATATCCGTCGTTTTAAGCCGGATGTTGCCCTGGGAGTCGGGGGTTATGTCACCGGCCCTGTGATGCTTGCAGCTCGGATCGCTGGTGTGCCGACCATTGTGCACGAGCAGAATTCTGTGCCGGGGATGGCGAATAGAAAGCTTGGCGCAATTGTAGAAAAAGTGTGTATTTCACTGCCGGGAAGTGAACGATTTTTTCCGTCGGAAAAAGTTGTGTTCACAGGTAACCCTGTGCGGCAGGATATCCTGGCACTTGCAGGCGAAAACAAGGATACGGATGAACCCAAGCCGTTCACATTGCTGGTGCTCGGCGGCAGCCAGGGAGCCCAGGCTTTGAACAAGCTTGTAACCGGAGCGATCTGCAGCGCAAATAATAAAGCATTCGGGCAGTTTCGGGTGATTCACCAGACAGGTGCCAGGGATTGTGATTGGGTGCAAAAGAGCTATGAGCAGGCCGGAGTTGATGCCCAGGTGTCAGCGTTTTTTGAGGACATGAAAGCTGTCTATGAGCAGGCAGATTTTCTCGTGTCGCGTTCGGGAGCCACTACTTTGACAGAACTTGCTGTGCTCGGTAAGCCTGCACTTCTGGTACCTTATCCCCATGCGGCTGATGATCATCAACAGAAAAATGCGGAGCACTATGCACAGGGCGGTGGAGCTTTTGTCTGTCGTGAAAGTGAGCTCACTGTGGAAAGTGTGCGGGATACGCTCAAAGAGATGGCAGGAGATGTGGCAAAATTAGCCGAAATGGGCAAGGCGATGAAGCGTCTCGGAGCACCGGAAGCTGCCGATAAGATCGTGGAT
- the murD gene encoding UDP-N-acetylmuramoyl-L-alanine--D-glutamate ligase gives MHEELKIKPGMKVGVIGLGVTGRAMVRYCLGLGAELFVSDNRSAEQLVADEAELLENSRLQWEAGGHTLEFLQQADMVVASPGIPQDHNVILGLTRLGIPVVGELAVAAPSLSMKVVAVTGTNGKTTVTALIGEILAQAGINVFVGGNIGTPLVQYLHEGGNAEVMVLELSSFQLLMAGTFAPQVAVLLNITPDHIDRHGSLEEYAAAKMRVFANQKAADTAIINGDDPLCVQLADKITSNCLKFGTSGDQKQYAAQIKGNEIWLSGAENKECYDLAGTVLANKIGAQNAAAAILAVKILGLTHDQIMAGLRSFTPAPHRLQQVTEHRGVLYVDDSKATNTGAAIAALEQLSGKAVLIAGGREKGEDYSMLKAAIRDKAKDVVLIGEAAEKMKTSFNGAVPLHMATTMADAVRKATQLAKAGDTVLLSPACASFDMFNSYGHRGQVFSEEVLRLVAEQSAEKMPDGGENDAN, from the coding sequence ATGCATGAAGAACTGAAAATAAAGCCGGGAATGAAGGTCGGCGTTATCGGGCTGGGAGTAACTGGTCGGGCCATGGTGCGCTATTGTCTCGGCCTCGGAGCAGAGTTGTTTGTATCAGATAACCGTTCGGCAGAACAGCTTGTTGCCGATGAGGCTGAGTTGCTGGAAAACAGCCGGCTGCAATGGGAAGCAGGAGGCCATACTCTGGAATTCCTGCAGCAGGCGGATATGGTGGTTGCAAGTCCAGGTATCCCCCAGGACCATAATGTGATTCTCGGTCTCACCAGGCTTGGCATTCCTGTGGTTGGTGAACTGGCAGTGGCCGCGCCATCGCTTTCCATGAAAGTGGTAGCTGTAACCGGCACCAATGGCAAAACTACTGTGACAGCCTTGATCGGCGAAATTCTGGCACAGGCAGGCATAAATGTCTTTGTCGGCGGGAATATAGGTACCCCCCTGGTGCAGTATCTGCACGAGGGAGGCAATGCTGAGGTGATGGTTCTTGAGCTATCAAGCTTTCAGTTGCTGATGGCTGGAACCTTTGCGCCCCAGGTGGCAGTATTGCTCAATATCACCCCGGATCATATCGATCGTCACGGCAGCCTCGAGGAATATGCGGCGGCCAAGATGAGAGTATTTGCAAACCAGAAAGCGGCAGATACGGCCATTATCAATGGCGACGATCCGCTCTGTGTGCAGCTTGCAGATAAGATTACCAGCAATTGTCTGAAGTTTGGGACAAGTGGTGATCAGAAGCAATACGCCGCACAGATCAAGGGCAATGAAATCTGGTTGTCAGGGGCTGAAAACAAAGAGTGTTACGACCTGGCAGGAACAGTGCTTGCCAATAAGATCGGGGCCCAGAACGCGGCTGCGGCGATTTTGGCCGTCAAGATCCTGGGGCTTACACATGATCAAATTATGGCAGGCTTGAGATCCTTTACCCCAGCTCCCCATCGTTTGCAGCAGGTCACTGAACACCGTGGCGTGCTCTATGTCGATGACTCGAAAGCGACCAATACCGGAGCGGCCATCGCAGCTCTTGAGCAGCTCTCCGGCAAAGCTGTTTTAATCGCAGGCGGTCGGGAAAAGGGTGAAGACTACAGCATGCTGAAAGCGGCGATCCGCGATAAGGCCAAAGATGTTGTGTTGATCGGTGAAGCTGCTGAAAAGATGAAGACTTCTTTCAATGGCGCTGTGCCGCTGCATATGGCCACAACCATGGCGGATGCTGTGCGCAAGGCAACTCAGCTGGCCAAGGCCGGCGATACCGTATTGCTTTCCCCGGCATGTGCGAGTTTTGACATGTTCAACAGCTATGGTCATCGCGGGCAGGTTTTCAGTGAAGAAGTTCTTCGGCTAGTGGCTGAACAGTCGGCGGAAAAAATGCCTGATGGGGGCGAAAATGACGCCAACTAA
- the mraY gene encoding phospho-N-acetylmuramoyl-pentapeptide-transferase codes for MLYHLLYPLHTEFIGFNVFRYITFRSIGVAVTAFLIMIIFGPAFIRMIKRKQIGQVVRDDGPETHLAKQGVPTMGGLLILASITLSTLFWARLDNPLVWLLLFITVFFGMIGAFDDYKKVSKKNTAGLSARAKLLLQILGAAVVGLFIFFHPGYDGQLSLPFLKDVNPDLGWFYIVFAILVIVGSSNAVNLTDGLDGLAVGPTVVSSAVYLVFCYLAGHAVLADYLQIPHVQGSGELAIFCGAIFGACLGFLWFNAYPAQIFMGDTGSLALGGALGSVAIIIKQEFLLAIVGGIFVMEALSVIMQVGYFKMTNGKRIFLMAPFHHHFEKKGWHEPKVVVRFWIVSIILGLFAIATLKLR; via the coding sequence ATGCTGTATCACTTACTCTATCCACTGCACACTGAATTTATCGGATTCAATGTATTCCGATATATAACCTTTCGCTCTATCGGGGTGGCGGTTACCGCTTTTCTGATAATGATCATCTTTGGTCCTGCTTTTATTCGCATGATCAAGCGCAAACAGATTGGCCAGGTAGTACGAGATGATGGCCCGGAAACCCATCTTGCCAAGCAGGGGGTGCCAACCATGGGTGGCTTGTTAATACTTGCCTCGATAACGCTGTCGACCCTGTTCTGGGCGCGGCTTGATAATCCATTGGTCTGGTTGCTGCTTTTTATCACAGTATTTTTCGGCATGATCGGAGCCTTTGATGACTACAAGAAGGTGAGCAAGAAGAACACAGCCGGTCTCAGTGCCAGGGCTAAGCTCCTCCTGCAGATACTCGGGGCCGCGGTTGTCGGGCTCTTTATCTTTTTTCACCCCGGTTATGATGGGCAGTTGAGTTTACCATTTTTGAAAGATGTTAATCCTGATTTAGGCTGGTTTTACATCGTTTTTGCGATCCTGGTCATTGTCGGTTCATCCAACGCTGTAAATCTGACTGATGGCCTCGATGGCCTTGCCGTCGGGCCTACTGTGGTATCTTCGGCTGTCTATCTGGTGTTCTGCTATCTGGCGGGGCATGCGGTCCTGGCTGATTATCTGCAAATCCCGCATGTCCAGGGCAGCGGCGAACTGGCGATTTTCTGCGGTGCGATATTTGGGGCCTGTCTCGGATTTTTATGGTTCAACGCGTACCCTGCGCAGATATTTATGGGGGACACCGGTTCACTGGCCTTAGGTGGTGCGCTGGGTTCTGTGGCGATAATAATCAAACAGGAATTTCTGTTGGCCATAGTCGGTGGAATCTTCGTGATGGAAGCACTGTCCGTGATCATGCAGGTTGGCTATTTCAAGATGACCAACGGCAAGCGTATCTTTTTGATGGCACCGTTTCACCACCATTTTGAGAAAAAAGGCTGGCATGAGCCCAAGGTGGTAGTTCGTTTCTGGATTGTCTCAATTATTCTCGGCCTCTTTGCCATAGCAACCCTGAAACTGCGCTGA
- a CDS encoding UDP-N-acetylmuramoyl-L-alanyl-D-glutamate--2,6-diaminopimelate ligase, with protein sequence MDDRKNKTGNKLPPGSTATLLELFAGIDFKEVHSGQESCAQRLVGKVSSDSREIDQDDLFIALPGTRTDGHRFVAAVTAKNCAAVVVEEGSEWNVADGWQGIVVEVPDCRYAYAQIAENYYGRPAEKVKLIGITGTNGKTTTTYLLEDVLKGLGCSVGVIGTINYRYLVDDKQVVLPSPFTTPEAMQLQALLFEMTEAGVEYVIMEVSSHALEQQRIGNLRFNIAGFTNLSRDHLDYHSTMEEYFAAKTLLFSNHLDPAGCAIISTPQQPGEVEDWSGNMVDYCCQHGIRLRTCGKDARADVRIESYQSTLKKTEINLVLDGQQFSVTTPLVGHFNVDNYVTALGLALALGIQPSQAIKTLSVSIGAPGRLQRISVDDGTSVEPPVVFVDYAHTPDALKQVLATVKALPHKDLFCIFGCGGDRDNGKRPVMGGFAGEYADVAVVTDDNPRTEDPELIRSQILPGVLASGCPQMDEEWLRARTEGEHGFVMIGNRREAIARTIAAAGAGDIVLIAGKGHEKYQLGINGKHFFDDCLEAETALLSWNMESVIQAVEGRLVTSTDLSAGKPGLGKVSTDSRSIENGDIFVALRGENFNGHDFVAAVGEKGAGCAVVEKGFVADQLQVPLIEVSDTLEALGALARHRRRLLARHYQQSVVAITGSCGKTTVKEMTAAIMRRRWPAGPDYPENAVLQTKGNLNNLIGLPLSLLPLSPQNRAAVLEMGMNAPDEIRTMAKIAEADICCITNVHPVHLEGLKTIEGVAAAKEELFEEAKADAVLIINLDDPHIAKMAKSYSQRQISFSTDAGNNPTILATDIRIGADGLIRFALQLGDEQQEVCLHTVGYHNVANALASAAIGVAAGIRLVDIAAGLGDFRPADRRMVQLKTKSGVGVLNDTYNANPASMVVALKTLKEMTSGRCVAVLGDMLELGEGASEAHRQLGRVVAELDVNYLAVVGEFGGDVVSAARAAGMAADAVIWFDDKDNVPEWIEKLEDDGKVTKGDWILVKASRGLRMETIVARLTGKG encoded by the coding sequence ATGGACGACCGGAAAAATAAAACCGGGAACAAGCTCCCCCCAGGAAGTACAGCAACTCTGCTTGAGTTGTTTGCTGGAATAGACTTCAAGGAAGTCCATTCAGGACAAGAGAGTTGTGCCCAGCGCCTGGTAGGTAAAGTAAGCAGTGATTCCAGGGAGATTGATCAGGATGATCTGTTTATTGCTTTACCCGGTACACGCACAGACGGGCATAGATTTGTTGCAGCGGTAACAGCAAAGAATTGTGCAGCAGTAGTGGTAGAAGAGGGCTCCGAGTGGAACGTAGCAGACGGTTGGCAGGGGATAGTCGTTGAAGTTCCTGATTGCCGTTACGCCTATGCACAGATTGCCGAGAACTATTACGGGCGGCCGGCTGAGAAAGTGAAGCTGATCGGGATCACCGGGACGAACGGCAAAACCACTACCACCTACCTGCTTGAGGATGTGCTGAAAGGACTCGGCTGTAGCGTCGGAGTAATCGGCACCATCAATTATCGCTATCTGGTAGATGACAAACAGGTTGTTTTGCCATCCCCTTTCACCACACCTGAGGCTATGCAGCTTCAGGCATTACTCTTTGAAATGACTGAGGCCGGTGTCGAATATGTGATTATGGAGGTGTCGTCCCACGCGCTCGAACAGCAGCGCATAGGCAATCTCCGCTTCAATATTGCCGGGTTTACCAATCTTTCCAGGGACCATCTCGATTATCACTCGACGATGGAAGAGTACTTTGCTGCCAAAACTCTTCTGTTTTCCAATCATCTCGATCCTGCAGGTTGCGCGATCATTTCAACACCACAGCAGCCCGGTGAAGTTGAGGATTGGTCGGGCAATATGGTTGATTACTGCTGTCAGCATGGTATTCGGTTACGCACCTGTGGCAAGGATGCAAGGGCGGATGTTCGTATTGAAAGCTACCAATCCACCCTGAAAAAAACGGAAATCAATCTGGTCCTCGATGGGCAGCAATTCAGTGTAACGACGCCGCTGGTAGGGCATTTCAATGTAGATAACTATGTCACCGCCCTGGGGCTGGCCCTCGCTCTCGGTATCCAACCGTCACAAGCAATAAAGACACTTTCTGTTTCGATTGGCGCACCTGGCAGGTTGCAAAGGATTAGTGTTGATGACGGAACGTCTGTTGAGCCACCTGTTGTTTTCGTCGATTACGCCCACACCCCGGATGCGCTGAAGCAGGTTCTGGCCACAGTGAAGGCGTTGCCACATAAGGACCTCTTCTGCATCTTCGGCTGTGGCGGCGATCGGGACAACGGCAAGCGCCCTGTTATGGGTGGATTTGCCGGTGAATATGCTGATGTCGCAGTCGTGACAGATGATAACCCACGTACCGAAGATCCGGAATTGATTCGCAGCCAGATCCTGCCCGGCGTGCTTGCCTCTGGCTGTCCTCAAATGGATGAAGAATGGCTCAGGGCAAGAACCGAGGGTGAGCACGGCTTTGTCATGATAGGTAATCGCCGAGAAGCTATTGCCCGGACAATTGCAGCGGCGGGAGCCGGAGATATTGTTCTGATAGCCGGCAAAGGACACGAAAAATATCAGCTCGGCATTAACGGCAAACATTTTTTTGACGATTGTCTTGAAGCTGAAACAGCACTGCTCAGCTGGAATATGGAGTCGGTGATCCAGGCGGTTGAAGGTCGGCTGGTAACATCAACCGACCTGAGTGCAGGTAAACCGGGTTTAGGCAAAGTCTCCACAGACAGCAGATCGATTGAAAACGGAGATATCTTTGTAGCTCTCAGGGGAGAAAATTTTAACGGCCACGACTTTGTCGCCGCTGTCGGAGAAAAAGGCGCGGGTTGTGCGGTTGTCGAAAAAGGTTTTGTGGCTGATCAGCTGCAAGTGCCGCTGATTGAAGTGAGTGATACCCTGGAGGCATTGGGGGCTCTGGCACGACACAGAAGAAGGTTGCTTGCCCGGCACTATCAGCAAAGTGTGGTAGCAATTACGGGGAGTTGCGGAAAGACAACCGTTAAGGAGATGACCGCGGCCATAATGAGGCGAAGATGGCCGGCAGGCCCAGATTACCCAGAGAATGCGGTACTGCAGACCAAGGGAAACCTCAACAACCTGATCGGTCTTCCGCTTTCCTTACTTCCCCTTAGTCCACAGAATCGGGCAGCTGTGCTCGAGATGGGTATGAATGCACCGGATGAAATCCGGACAATGGCCAAAATAGCCGAAGCGGATATTTGCTGTATTACCAACGTTCATCCGGTTCATCTGGAAGGGTTGAAAACCATCGAGGGTGTCGCTGCCGCCAAAGAGGAATTGTTTGAAGAGGCAAAAGCGGATGCAGTGTTGATCATAAATCTCGATGATCCCCATATCGCAAAAATGGCAAAGAGTTACAGCCAGCGCCAGATCAGTTTTTCAACGGATGCCGGGAACAATCCGACAATCCTGGCAACAGACATCCGTATCGGTGCTGATGGCCTCATCAGATTTGCTCTGCAACTCGGGGACGAACAGCAGGAAGTTTGCCTCCATACCGTAGGTTACCATAACGTAGCTAATGCTCTTGCTTCAGCAGCAATAGGAGTGGCAGCAGGTATACGCTTAGTTGATATCGCGGCCGGGCTTGGTGATTTCAGACCAGCAGACCGGCGCATGGTGCAGTTGAAGACCAAAAGCGGCGTAGGTGTATTAAACGATACTTATAACGCCAACCCCGCATCAATGGTTGTCGCTTTGAAAACACTCAAAGAGATGACTTCCGGTCGTTGCGTCGCAGTGTTGGGTGATATGCTGGAGCTTGGCGAAGGGGCGAGCGAGGCTCATCGCCAGTTAGGCCGTGTCGTGGCGGAACTTGATGTGAACTATCTGGCGGTGGTTGGAGAATTCGGTGGTGACGTTGTCTCAGCAGCTCGAGCTGCTGGTATGGCCGCTGACGCTGTGATCTGGTTCGACGATAAGGATAACGTTCCGGAATGGATTGAAAAGTTAGAAGATGATGGAAAAGTCACCAAAGGTGACTGGATTCTGGTAAAGGCGTCCCGTGGATTACGGATGGAGACAATAGTTGCCAGGTTGACAGGAAAGGGTTGA